A window of the Streptomyces sp. Ag109_O5-10 genome harbors these coding sequences:
- a CDS encoding muconolactone Delta-isomerase family protein, with amino-acid sequence MLFYVQMRWNIEGRMSFDEMWDYQVREQEEVGGKVNVVHMYKVAGQRRVIAVIDAESADELDRIFMATLPLREYLDIEIIWALREFSGFVEDCKRHFRE; translated from the coding sequence ATGCTTTTCTACGTCCAGATGCGCTGGAACATCGAGGGTCGCATGAGCTTCGATGAAATGTGGGATTATCAAGTAAGAGAGCAAGAGGAGGTCGGCGGTAAGGTAAATGTCGTCCACATGTACAAAGTGGCTGGCCAGCGGCGGGTCATCGCCGTGATCGATGCGGAATCCGCAGATGAGCTGGATCGAATCTTCATGGCAACGCTCCCGCTGAGAGAATATCTCGACATCGAGATCATCTGGGCGCTACGCGAGTTCTCCGGCTTCGTCGAGGACTGCAAACGACACTTCCGGGAATAG